Proteins from a single region of Rhodovibrio salinarum DSM 9154:
- a CDS encoding UbiD family decarboxylase, whose protein sequence is MPFASLRDFRDLLQRRGDFQRVSTPVSPDLEMTEIHTRLLAESGPAVQFDRPEAADGRRWDIPVLVNLFGTVERVALGMDRTPDQLREVGETLAFLRQPEPPGGLKEAWDKLPLLRQVLSMRPRSVSRAPCQEVVLKGDDIDLGQLPVQGCWPGEPAPLITWPLVVTKGPQKGKREDAFNLGIYRMQVTGKDTTLMRWLKHRGGAQHYQRWKQAGKREPLPAAAVIGADPGTILAAVTPVPDTLSEYQFAGLLRGQRVELVDCKTVPLKVPAEAEIVIEGYVSLDEQGDEGPYGDHTGYYNAVESFPVFHVSAITMRSQPIYLSTFTGRPPDEPSVLGEALNEVFIPLLQQQFPEIVDFWLPPEGCSYRVAVVSMKKAYPGHAKRVMMGAWSYLRQFMYTKFVIVVDDDIDARDWTDVIWAMSTRMDPARDTTTIENTPIDYLDFASPDSGLGSKIGFDATNKWPPETKREWGEKLRMDDATIESVDRKWAEMGLPGTGKAIWRR, encoded by the coding sequence ATGCCCTTCGCCTCCCTACGCGACTTCCGCGATCTACTGCAACGCCGCGGCGACTTCCAGCGGGTCTCCACCCCGGTCTCGCCTGACCTGGAGATGACCGAGATCCACACCCGCCTGCTGGCCGAAAGCGGTCCGGCGGTACAGTTCGACCGGCCCGAGGCCGCTGATGGCCGGCGCTGGGATATACCGGTGCTGGTCAACCTGTTCGGCACGGTCGAGCGGGTCGCGCTCGGCATGGACCGCACACCCGACCAACTCCGCGAGGTCGGCGAGACACTTGCCTTCCTGCGCCAGCCGGAACCGCCCGGCGGGCTGAAGGAGGCGTGGGACAAGCTGCCCCTGCTGCGCCAGGTGCTGTCGATGCGTCCGCGCAGCGTTTCCCGTGCGCCCTGCCAGGAAGTCGTGCTCAAGGGCGACGACATCGACCTCGGCCAGCTGCCGGTACAGGGCTGCTGGCCGGGCGAGCCGGCGCCGCTGATCACCTGGCCGCTGGTGGTCACCAAGGGGCCGCAGAAGGGCAAGCGCGAAGACGCCTTCAACCTCGGCATCTACCGCATGCAGGTGACCGGCAAGGACACCACGCTGATGCGCTGGCTGAAGCATCGTGGCGGCGCGCAGCACTATCAGCGCTGGAAGCAGGCCGGCAAGCGCGAGCCCCTGCCGGCCGCCGCGGTCATCGGCGCCGACCCGGGAACCATCCTGGCCGCGGTCACGCCGGTGCCGGACACCCTCAGCGAATACCAGTTCGCCGGCCTGCTGCGCGGCCAGCGGGTCGAGCTGGTCGACTGCAAGACCGTCCCGCTCAAAGTCCCGGCGGAAGCAGAGATCGTGATCGAGGGCTATGTCAGCCTGGACGAGCAGGGCGACGAGGGCCCCTACGGCGACCACACCGGCTACTACAACGCGGTCGAGTCCTTCCCGGTGTTCCACGTCTCCGCGATCACGATGCGCTCGCAGCCAATCTACCTCTCCACCTTCACCGGCCGACCGCCGGACGAGCCGAGCGTGCTGGGCGAGGCCCTGAACGAGGTATTCATCCCACTATTGCAGCAGCAGTTCCCGGAGATCGTCGACTTCTGGCTGCCGCCGGAAGGCTGCAGCTACCGGGTAGCGGTGGTGTCGATGAAGAAGGCCTATCCGGGCCACGCCAAGCGGGTGATGATGGGCGCCTGGAGCTACCTGCGCCAGTTCATGTACACTAAGTTCGTGATCGTGGTAGACGACGACATCGACGCCCGCGACTGGACGGACGTCATCTGGGCGATGTCGACCCGCATGGACCCCGCGCGCGACACCACGACGATCGAAAACACCCCGATCGACTACCTGGACTTCGCGAGCCCCGACAGCGGACTCGGCTCCAAAATCGGCTTCGACGCCACCAACAAGTGGCCGCCGGAAACCAAGCGCGAGTGGGG
- a CDS encoding pentapeptide repeat-containing protein, whose amino-acid sequence MRCRPTVSLRLLAASLIVLAFGLPTGPVRAACDDPPGPGVVWETCHKTSLRLNGSDLAGARIVGSSLARSDLRRANLTGAVLEGSYLNRALLSGANLKGADLSRAEAYRGEFARADLTAAELVKTVLARANLTGARLQDANLHKVDAGRAVLRGAILTRANLTKADLSRADLRDATLVDANATKAALIRADLRGADLTGTDLTDAHLILADLRGARLKGADLTGALLRDVEFSGTDLSQVTGLGAAELARACGDTGTKLPAGLTRPDTWPCAPMQRERDR is encoded by the coding sequence GTGCGTTGCCGACCGACCGTGTCCTTGCGTCTGCTGGCAGCGAGCCTGATCGTCCTCGCGTTCGGGCTGCCGACGGGCCCGGTGCGGGCGGCGTGCGACGACCCACCGGGCCCTGGCGTGGTCTGGGAGACCTGCCACAAGACCAGCTTGCGCTTGAACGGCAGCGATCTGGCCGGTGCGCGAATCGTGGGCAGCTCGCTTGCGCGCAGCGACCTGCGTAGGGCGAACCTGACGGGCGCGGTGCTCGAAGGCTCCTATCTCAACCGCGCGCTCTTGAGCGGGGCGAACCTAAAGGGCGCCGACCTGAGCCGTGCCGAGGCGTACCGCGGCGAATTCGCCCGGGCCGACCTGACGGCGGCGGAACTGGTCAAGACCGTGCTGGCGCGCGCGAATCTGACGGGGGCGCGGCTGCAGGACGCCAACCTGCACAAGGTGGATGCCGGGCGCGCCGTTTTGCGGGGCGCGATCCTGACCCGCGCCAATCTGACCAAGGCGGATCTGTCGCGCGCCGATCTGCGCGACGCCACGTTGGTCGACGCCAATGCGACCAAGGCCGCGCTGATTCGCGCCGACCTGCGCGGGGCTGATCTGACCGGCACCGATTTGACCGATGCGCACCTGATCCTGGCGGACCTGCGCGGGGCCAGGCTTAAGGGAGCCGACCTCACCGGCGCCTTGCTGCGCGACGTCGAGTTCTCGGGCACCGATCTGTCGCAGGTGACCGGTCTCGGCGCGGCGGAACTCGCACGCGCCTGCGGCGACACCGGCACCAAACTGCCCGCCGGTCTGACGCGCCCGGATACCTGGCCCTGCGCCCCGATGCAGCGCGAGCGCGACAGGTAG
- a CDS encoding DUF3833 domain-containing protein gives MLLRRMLLIALTIVPLAACGSMRVQDFQNNEPRLRLEDYFAGQTKAYGLFRDRFGDVRRQFVVTIHGDWDPQTRTLTLDERFRYQDGETDRRVWTIRKTGPHSYQGTAGDVPGTARGEAYGNAFTWTYQVDLEVDGSSYRVTFDDWMFLQEDGVLLNTADVTKWGFEVGTVTIAFRQVDGTDVDADAQAQVLTGE, from the coding sequence ATGCTGCTGCGCCGGATGCTGCTGATCGCGCTTACCATCGTGCCGCTGGCCGCCTGTGGCTCCATGCGCGTCCAGGACTTCCAGAACAACGAACCCAGGCTGAGACTGGAGGACTACTTCGCCGGCCAGACCAAAGCGTATGGCCTGTTCCGCGACCGCTTCGGCGACGTACGCCGGCAGTTCGTCGTGACGATCCACGGCGACTGGGACCCACAGACACGCACCCTGACCCTGGACGAACGGTTCCGCTACCAGGACGGCGAAACCGACCGGCGTGTTTGGACGATCCGGAAAACCGGCCCGCACAGCTACCAGGGCACCGCCGGCGATGTCCCCGGCACCGCCCGGGGCGAAGCCTACGGCAACGCGTTCACCTGGACCTACCAGGTCGATCTCGAAGTCGACGGGTCGAGCTACCGCGTCACCTTCGACGATTGGATGTTCCTGCAGGAAGATGGCGTCCTGCTGAACACCGCCGACGTCACCAAGTGGGGTTTCGAGGTCGGCACCGTCACGATCGCCTTCCGGCAGGTCGACGGCACGGACGTCGATGCCGACGCGCAGGCGCAGGTGCTGACAGGGGAGTAA
- a CDS encoding DUF4170 domain-containing protein yields the protein MARFWVVGGEYADTNFDITVTGAEEWFGPYDDYEDARQVWQRKAWNTVDHATTRYRIERIDPDEPPRCTD from the coding sequence ATGGCACGCTTCTGGGTCGTTGGCGGGGAATACGCCGACACCAACTTCGACATCACGGTGACGGGCGCCGAAGAGTGGTTCGGTCCGTACGACGACTATGAGGACGCCCGTCAGGTCTGGCAGCGCAAGGCCTGGAACACGGTGGACCACGCCACCACGCGCTACCGGATCGAACGCATCGACCCGGACGAGCCCCCGCGCTGCACGGACTAG
- a CDS encoding bifunctional 5,10-methylenetetrahydrofolate dehydrogenase/5,10-methenyltetrahydrofolate cyclohydrolase codes for MTAQQSATPQPSTAEAPPAERAPRDHKRLDGRIVSARIREKVGQKVAGLTAANWPPRLVSIAVGAAEPAALYIRNQKRVADKLGIAFEDRHYPEGTTREEMLAAVQALNADPRVTGILIQRPVPGHIPMKELQAAVHPLKDVEGMHPASIGNIVYNDLILGPCTAVAAVEMLRATDLALEGLEVVVVGHSEIVGKPIAFLLMSEGATVTVCHHMTRDLSVHLRRADAVFVAVGKPGLIDGSMLKPGAAVIDIGINQIDDGAGGTRVVGDADYASCREVAGWLTPVPGGVGPVTVSILMRNVAKAAELQKRHYEKQYGTPTFVPDV; via the coding sequence GTGACCGCCCAACAGTCCGCTACCCCGCAGCCTTCAACCGCCGAGGCCCCGCCTGCCGAGCGCGCGCCGCGCGATCACAAACGTCTGGACGGCCGGATCGTCTCCGCGCGGATTCGCGAGAAGGTCGGGCAGAAGGTGGCCGGCTTGACCGCCGCCAACTGGCCGCCGCGGCTGGTGTCGATCGCCGTCGGCGCGGCGGAGCCGGCCGCGCTTTACATCCGCAACCAGAAGCGCGTGGCGGACAAGCTCGGCATCGCCTTCGAGGACCGGCACTATCCCGAGGGAACAACGCGCGAGGAGATGCTGGCGGCCGTGCAGGCGCTCAACGCCGACCCGCGCGTCACCGGCATTTTGATCCAACGCCCAGTACCGGGGCACATCCCGATGAAGGAGTTGCAGGCCGCCGTCCATCCGCTGAAGGACGTCGAGGGCATGCACCCCGCCTCGATCGGCAACATCGTCTATAACGATCTTATCCTCGGTCCCTGCACGGCCGTCGCGGCGGTGGAGATGCTGCGCGCGACCGACTTGGCGCTGGAAGGGCTGGAGGTCGTGGTGGTCGGCCATTCGGAGATTGTCGGCAAGCCGATCGCCTTCCTGCTGATGAGCGAGGGGGCGACCGTGACCGTCTGCCACCACATGACCCGCGATCTCTCGGTTCATCTGCGCCGGGCGGACGCGGTGTTCGTCGCGGTCGGCAAGCCGGGCCTGATCGACGGTTCGATGCTCAAGCCCGGCGCGGCCGTGATCGATATTGGCATCAACCAGATCGACGATGGTGCGGGCGGCACGCGGGTGGTTGGCGACGCCGACTATGCCAGCTGCCGCGAGGTTGCGGGCTGGCTGACCCCGGTGCCGGGCGGCGTCGGGCCGGTCACCGTGTCGATCCTGATGCGCAACGTGGCCAAGGCGGCGGAATTGCAGAAGCGGCACTACGAAAAGCAGTACGGCACACCGACCTTCGTGCCCGATGTCTAA